Proteins from a genomic interval of Kitasatospora herbaricolor:
- a CDS encoding AMIN-like domain-containing (lipo)protein — protein MRRWFIIPGALALAATVAVPVTLAGATEPAAPATRTVAAAAPAPELCPVGWGSLPKDLSSVNSQPLRNIRTGAHPCYDRLVLDVPGTSTGAPAGYHVRYVTTLHQDGSGRALPVRGGAIIEIVVNAPSYDPATGAPTYPGRGGQPLPGVNLAGYRTFVDARFGASFEGQTQIGLGVRARLPFRVHQLDNRLVIDVAHSWTAAPAR, from the coding sequence ATGCGACGTTGGTTCATCATCCCGGGTGCACTCGCTCTCGCCGCGACGGTCGCGGTCCCGGTCACCCTCGCCGGCGCCACCGAACCGGCCGCCCCCGCCACCCGCACGGTGGCCGCGGCCGCGCCGGCCCCGGAACTCTGCCCGGTGGGCTGGGGGAGCCTGCCGAAGGACCTCTCCTCCGTCAACTCGCAGCCGCTGCGGAACATCCGCACAGGCGCGCACCCCTGCTACGACCGGCTGGTCCTGGACGTACCCGGCACCTCGACCGGTGCGCCGGCCGGCTACCACGTCCGCTACGTCACCACCCTCCACCAGGACGGATCGGGCCGGGCGCTGCCGGTGCGCGGCGGCGCGATCATCGAGATCGTGGTCAACGCGCCGTCCTACGACCCCGCGACCGGCGCGCCCACCTACCCGGGCCGGGGCGGCCAGCCGCTGCCCGGCGTCAACCTGGCCGGCTACCGGACCTTCGTCGACGCCCGCTTCGGCGCCAGCTTCGAAGGCCAGACCCAGATCGGTCTCGGCGTCCGGGCCCGGCTGCCCTTCCGGGTCCACCAGCTCGACAACCGGCTGGTGATCGACGTGGCACACAGCTGGACCGCGGCACCCGCCCGCTGA
- the sigK gene encoding ECF RNA polymerase sigma factor SigK, with translation MNATLQNSPARETTHHGPTVTARPDRGADLRALVALVARGDEAAFDQLYDRLAGPVLGVAGRVLRDPAQSEEVAQEVMLELWRSAGRYRPDRGTVLSWALTIAHRRAVDRVRAAQAAYDRDWLDAVRSYAPVFDEVAEQVELRLDQEHVRRLLGSLTKGQRESLTLAYYGGCTQAQIAALLGTPLGTVKTRIRDGLIRLRDQLAVES, from the coding sequence GTGAACGCAACGCTGCAGAACTCCCCCGCGCGGGAGACCACGCACCACGGCCCGACCGTCACCGCACGGCCCGACCGCGGTGCGGACCTGCGTGCGCTCGTGGCGCTGGTCGCCCGGGGCGACGAGGCGGCCTTCGACCAGCTCTACGACCGGCTGGCCGGCCCGGTGCTCGGCGTGGCGGGGCGGGTGCTGCGGGATCCGGCGCAGTCCGAGGAGGTGGCGCAGGAGGTGATGCTGGAGCTGTGGCGTTCGGCCGGCCGCTACCGCCCGGACCGGGGCACGGTCCTCTCCTGGGCCCTCACCATCGCCCACCGCCGGGCCGTCGACCGGGTCCGGGCCGCCCAGGCCGCCTACGACCGGGACTGGCTGGACGCCGTCCGCTCGTACGCGCCGGTGTTCGACGAGGTCGCCGAGCAGGTGGAGCTCCGGCTCGACCAGGAGCACGTGCGGCGGCTGCTCGGGTCGCTGACCAAGGGGCAGCGGGAGTCGCTGACCCTCGCCTACTACGGCGGCTGCACCCAGGCCCAGATCGCGGCGCTCCTGGGCACCCCGCTCGGCACGGTCAAGACCCGGATCAGGGACGGCCTGATCCGCCTGCGCGACCAGTTGGCCGTGGAGTCCTGA
- a CDS encoding SRPBCC family protein yields the protein MITVERSITVDRPAGEVLRYLADFGNTVTWDPGTESCTRLDDGPVREGSRWLNVSVFRGRRTRLDYRLDRYEADRLVFVGENRTVTATDDIGVRARGGRTVVLYRAQLRFKGLARVAGPFLRPAFERLADEVAERLPRVLAAG from the coding sequence ATGATCACCGTCGAACGCAGCATCACCGTCGACCGGCCCGCCGGGGAGGTCCTGAGGTACCTCGCCGACTTCGGCAACACGGTCACCTGGGACCCGGGCACCGAGAGCTGCACCCGGCTGGACGACGGCCCGGTGCGGGAGGGGTCCCGCTGGCTGAACGTGTCCGTCTTCCGGGGGCGCCGCACCCGCCTCGACTACCGCCTCGACCGGTACGAGGCCGACCGCCTGGTCTTCGTCGGCGAGAATCGCACCGTGACGGCGACCGACGACATCGGCGTCCGGGCCCGCGGCGGGCGGACCGTCGTCCTCTACCGTGCGCAGCTGCGGTTCAAGGGCCTCGCACGGGTGGCAGGTCCGTTCCTGCGCCCGGCGTTCGAACGGCTCGCGGACGAGGTGGCCGAACGGCTCCCCCGGGTGCTCGCCGCCGGCTGA
- a CDS encoding TetR family transcriptional regulator codes for MLGAPRLLQEAFALAVTREREALLPASGAPLPPLRRPSRLLNNFGGEEFVGLGRLWLNARHLSRYRPNLRQVVAEQEALTCDALPTVIEDGVRCGDFTTSDAPGACVVIPVAIDGLGAYANEEQPLTHPALDTLVFTTAERELGLAPGALRDGDRPGGTPGRRAERPRTGVSRRRAPGGAVRPPRPRAVRTPGAGTDLPPVRGP; via the coding sequence GTGCTCGGTGCTCCCCGCCTCCTCCAGGAGGCGTTCGCGCTCGCCGTCACCCGCGAACGCGAGGCCCTGCTGCCGGCGTCCGGGGCTCCGCTGCCGCCGCTGCGCCGGCCGAGCCGGCTCCTGAACAACTTCGGCGGCGAGGAATTCGTGGGCCTCGGCAGGCTCTGGCTCAACGCCCGCCACCTCTCCCGCTACCGTCCGAACCTGCGGCAGGTCGTCGCCGAGCAGGAGGCGCTCACGTGCGACGCCCTGCCCACGGTGATCGAGGACGGCGTGCGGTGCGGCGACTTCACCACCTCGGACGCCCCCGGGGCGTGCGTGGTCATCCCCGTCGCGATCGACGGGCTCGGCGCCTACGCGAACGAGGAGCAGCCGCTCACCCACCCCGCGCTCGACACCCTCGTGTTCACCACGGCGGAGCGCGAACTGGGACTCGCACCGGGCGCCTTGCGGGACGGCGATCGACCCGGGGGTACCCCGGGTCGGCGGGCCGAGCGCCCGCGTACGGGCGTCAGCCGGCGGCGAGCACCCGGGGGAGCCGTTCGGCCACCTCGTCCGCGAGCCGTTCGAACGCCGGGCGCAGGAACGGACCTGCCACCCGTGCGAGGCCCTTGA
- a CDS encoding DMT family transporter, translating to MPLSDSASGALRAATAMTVLGSSTSATAALADYPLHGAQTLRYLLAAAVLLPLARRGGPLRPALGRAELIRLALLAATGLFAFNVLMVQALRHSDPAAVGSVIGCTPLLLAVLGPLLARRRPQARLLGAAAVVVAGAAVTQGAGPGDLPGFLYALGTLACEAAFSLLAVGLLPRLGPVRVSAYTTALAVPMFGLTGLLLDGGRMFRMPTSGEGAGLLYLSLVLTVLAFLLWYGALGRLGPERAGLFAGLVPVTAALSGAVLGTAPLRPAELLGSVLVGLGVCAGLAVVEAPERARPAQAVPAGR from the coding sequence ATGCCACTCTCCGACAGCGCCTCCGGCGCCCTGCGCGCCGCCACGGCCATGACCGTGCTGGGGAGCTCCACCAGCGCCACCGCCGCCCTCGCCGACTACCCGCTGCACGGAGCACAGACCCTGCGCTACCTGCTCGCCGCCGCCGTCCTGCTGCCGCTCGCCCGGCGCGGCGGCCCGCTGCGGCCCGCCCTGGGCCGCGCCGAACTCATCAGGCTGGCCCTGCTCGCGGCCACCGGCCTGTTCGCCTTCAACGTGCTGATGGTCCAGGCGCTGCGCCACAGCGACCCGGCCGCCGTCGGCAGCGTGATCGGCTGCACCCCGCTGCTGCTCGCCGTCCTCGGTCCGCTGCTGGCCCGGCGCCGACCGCAGGCCCGGCTGCTGGGAGCGGCCGCCGTGGTGGTGGCCGGGGCCGCCGTCACCCAGGGCGCCGGGCCGGGAGACCTGCCGGGATTCCTGTACGCGCTGGGCACCCTGGCCTGCGAGGCCGCGTTCTCCCTGCTGGCCGTCGGCCTGCTGCCACGACTGGGACCGGTCCGGGTCTCGGCGTACACCACGGCGCTCGCGGTGCCGATGTTCGGGCTCACCGGCCTGCTGCTGGACGGCGGCCGGATGTTCCGGATGCCGACCTCCGGCGAGGGGGCGGGCCTGCTGTACCTGTCGCTGGTCCTGACCGTGCTGGCCTTCCTGCTCTGGTACGGGGCCCTCGGCCGGCTCGGGCCGGAGCGGGCCGGGCTGTTCGCCGGGCTCGTCCCGGTGACCGCCGCCCTGTCCGGAGCGGTGCTCGGCACGGCCCCGCTGCGGCCGGCCGAGCTGCTGGGCAGCGTCCTGGTCGGGCTCGGGGTCTGCGCCGGCCTCGCGGTGGTGGAGGCGCCGGAGCGGGCCCGGCCGGCGCAGGCGGTACCGGCCGGGCGTTGA
- the pdxR gene encoding MocR-like pyridoxine biosynthesis transcription factor PdxR has translation MSELLITVDAALGDLTGQLTRALREAVRAGRLTAGSKVPATRALAGQLGVSRGVVVEAYAQLVAEGYLVAAHGSGTRVAPGIARPAPAAPPAAVETPPAYDLKPGTPDLAAFPRAAWLAATRRALASAEHRRFGYGDPVGLPRLRAELAGHLARARAAAAGPGEVTVVGGVAQGLSLLIAVLALHGHHRFAVEDPCSPGTLSLLRAHGVEPVGVPVDEEGLDVSALAATGATVALVTPAHQYPTGVVLAPARRGELLTWAKETGGYVVEDDYDAEFRYDREPVGCLQGLAPDLVIHLGSLSKSLAPGLRLGWALLPPALAPDFHHAKHYADLGTGVIEQLAFAELLSGGGYHRHLRTVRAQYHRRRDALLDGLREHLPAAGVHGVAAGLHLYLALPPGTAEDLTVARAASAGVRVEAVAPMRLRPGPPALALGYGALPPHRLTRAARLLAEAVTGS, from the coding sequence TTGTCGGAGCTGCTCATCACGGTCGACGCCGCGCTCGGCGACCTGACCGGCCAGCTGACCCGGGCGCTGCGGGAGGCCGTCCGGGCCGGTCGCCTCACGGCCGGCTCGAAGGTCCCGGCCACCAGGGCGCTGGCCGGCCAGCTCGGGGTCTCGCGTGGCGTGGTGGTCGAGGCCTACGCCCAGCTGGTGGCGGAGGGGTACCTGGTCGCCGCCCACGGGTCGGGCACCCGGGTCGCCCCCGGGATCGCCCGGCCCGCGCCCGCCGCACCGCCCGCCGCCGTCGAGACGCCGCCGGCGTACGACCTCAAGCCGGGCACCCCCGATCTCGCGGCGTTCCCCCGCGCCGCCTGGCTGGCCGCCACCCGGCGGGCGCTGGCCTCCGCCGAACACCGGCGGTTCGGGTACGGCGATCCGGTCGGGCTTCCCCGCCTTCGGGCGGAATTGGCCGGTCACCTGGCCCGGGCCCGGGCGGCGGCGGCCGGCCCCGGCGAGGTGACGGTGGTCGGCGGCGTCGCCCAGGGACTCTCCCTGCTGATCGCGGTACTGGCCCTGCACGGCCACCACCGGTTCGCCGTGGAGGACCCCTGCTCGCCCGGCACCCTGTCCCTGCTGCGGGCGCACGGGGTGGAGCCGGTCGGCGTCCCGGTGGACGAGGAGGGCCTCGACGTGTCCGCGCTCGCCGCCACCGGTGCCACCGTGGCCCTGGTCACCCCCGCGCACCAGTATCCGACCGGCGTGGTGCTGGCCCCGGCACGCCGGGGCGAACTCCTCACCTGGGCCAAGGAGACCGGCGGGTACGTGGTGGAGGACGACTACGACGCCGAGTTCCGCTACGACCGCGAACCGGTCGGCTGCCTGCAGGGCCTCGCCCCGGACCTGGTGATCCACCTCGGCTCGCTCAGCAAGTCGCTCGCGCCCGGCCTGCGGCTCGGCTGGGCGCTCCTCCCCCCGGCGCTCGCCCCCGACTTCCACCACGCCAAGCACTACGCCGACCTCGGCACCGGCGTGATCGAACAGCTGGCCTTCGCGGAGCTGCTCTCCGGGGGCGGCTACCACCGGCACCTGCGCACCGTCCGGGCCCAGTACCACCGGCGCCGCGACGCGCTGCTGGACGGCCTGCGGGAGCACCTGCCCGCGGCCGGCGTGCACGGCGTCGCGGCCGGCCTGCACCTCTACCTCGCACTGCCGCCTGGGACGGCGGAGGACCTGACGGTGGCGCGGGCCGCCTCGGCCGGCGTCCGGGTGGAGGCGGTCGCCCCCATGCGTCTGCGGCCCGGCCCGCCCGCCCTCGCCCTGGGCTACGGCGCACTGCCCCCGCACCGGCTCACCCGGGCCGCCCGGTTGCTGGCCGAGGCCGTCACCGGCTCCTGA
- a CDS encoding RNA polymerase sigma factor, which produces MTPALRPDGTRARAVERSHPAAVPKERGRAASAPHERDVAALLSRAKAGDHRAVNDLLLHVASFVTQLCVPIAREHSADAAQDAMLAIFRGVQGLRDPTAFYGWVRAVTVREAVRTSNRLKQTGTPTDVLPDLVQDANPLVAVHISDVMERLPDHHRQILTLRAVYGLSEQEMAATLGLPVGTVRSRLHRARRSFDTAWHRCSA; this is translated from the coding sequence ATGACACCGGCCCTCCGCCCCGACGGCACTCGCGCCCGCGCCGTCGAACGCAGTCACCCGGCCGCAGTGCCGAAGGAGCGCGGCCGGGCCGCGAGCGCCCCGCACGAGCGAGACGTCGCGGCGCTGCTGTCGCGGGCCAAGGCCGGTGACCACCGGGCGGTCAACGACCTGCTGCTGCACGTCGCGTCCTTCGTCACGCAGCTCTGCGTCCCGATCGCCCGGGAACACAGCGCGGACGCCGCACAGGACGCGATGCTCGCGATCTTCCGCGGCGTCCAGGGGTTGCGTGACCCGACCGCCTTCTACGGCTGGGTCCGCGCGGTGACCGTACGGGAAGCGGTTCGCACCTCCAACCGGCTGAAGCAGACGGGAACCCCGACGGACGTCCTTCCCGACCTCGTCCAGGACGCCAACCCCTTGGTCGCTGTGCACATCTCCGACGTGATGGAGCGTCTGCCCGACCACCACCGCCAGATCCTCACCCTGCGTGCCGTCTACGGCCTGAGCGAACAAGAGATGGCGGCAACCCTCGGCCTGCCGGTCGGCACCGTACGCTCCCGCCTGCACCGCGCCCGCCGCAGCTTCGACACCGCGTGGCACCGGTGTTCCGCCTGA
- a CDS encoding phthiocerol/phthiodiolone dimycocerosyl transferase family protein yields the protein MHRKLSPAETLYVSASRSRAVLTCQIRGDVDEKLLTAAFDVKVARHPSLRSRVGLVDGAPALVPLAGEAPALLVRQAGPSAFAEEMNTPLSADGPLVRAVLLRGSGEHTFVLSVDHTVTDGHSALALHDALWRTYAELADGAEPPDARQERWPDAATDLLPPCSAAEIAEHLARRVEQSKRGPIAFLPYEAAVAGAGPGGDGTGQRVQVQRVLLESEATARLVRYARAAGLSVHGLVSGALLVALRRRIGGLPGPRALGCLSPVDLRGRVNPPIGREVMIPAVTGFLDILEVRADDDPLELGREVLAHLRTAIERGDFVPETHILPEVIGNPALLATSLIVTNLGSVPGPPAPPGLELTGMRLIPVREQYYPQAGQGPLMACVTSFDGRLAIELPYSTECFGHGQIAGIRADVEAALLAFTDRHGDDDAATVG from the coding sequence ATGCACCGCAAGTTGTCCCCGGCGGAGACGCTGTACGTCAGCGCCTCACGGAGCAGGGCCGTGCTCACCTGCCAGATCCGCGGTGACGTCGACGAGAAGCTGCTGACGGCGGCCTTCGACGTGAAGGTCGCCCGGCACCCCTCGCTGCGCAGCCGGGTCGGACTGGTCGACGGCGCCCCCGCCCTCGTGCCGTTGGCGGGCGAGGCACCGGCCCTGCTGGTCCGGCAGGCCGGTCCGAGCGCCTTCGCCGAGGAGATGAACACCCCGCTTTCGGCGGACGGTCCGCTGGTCCGCGCCGTCCTGCTCCGGGGGAGCGGCGAGCACACCTTCGTCCTGAGCGTGGACCACACCGTCACGGACGGCCACAGCGCGCTCGCCCTGCACGACGCACTCTGGCGGACCTATGCCGAACTCGCGGACGGCGCCGAACCGCCTGACGCGCGGCAGGAGCGCTGGCCGGACGCCGCCACGGACCTCCTCCCGCCCTGCTCGGCAGCGGAGATCGCGGAGCACCTCGCCCGCCGCGTCGAACAGTCGAAGCGCGGTCCGATCGCCTTCCTGCCGTACGAAGCGGCGGTCGCGGGCGCCGGGCCGGGCGGCGACGGGACGGGGCAACGGGTCCAGGTGCAACGCGTGCTTCTCGAATCCGAGGCCACCGCGCGCCTGGTCCGCTACGCACGGGCCGCCGGCCTCTCGGTGCACGGCCTGGTGAGCGGCGCCCTGCTGGTGGCCCTGCGACGCCGGATCGGCGGCCTGCCCGGACCGCGGGCCCTGGGGTGCCTGTCGCCCGTCGACCTGCGCGGCCGGGTGAACCCACCGATCGGCCGCGAGGTGATGATTCCGGCCGTCACGGGGTTCCTGGACATCCTGGAGGTGCGCGCCGACGACGACCCGTTGGAACTCGGACGCGAGGTCCTCGCCCACCTGCGCACGGCCATCGAGCGGGGCGACTTCGTCCCGGAGACCCACATCCTGCCCGAGGTGATCGGAAACCCGGCCCTCCTGGCCACCAGCCTCATCGTGACCAACCTCGGCAGCGTGCCGGGCCCGCCGGCCCCACCAGGGCTGGAACTCACCGGAATGCGCCTGATCCCCGTCCGGGAGCAGTACTACCCGCAGGCCGGGCAGGGGCCGCTGATGGCCTGCGTGACCTCCTTCGACGGCCGACTCGCCATCGAACTCCCTTACAGCACGGAGTGTTTCGGACACGGGCAGATCGCCGGGATCCGCGCGGACGTGGAGGCGGCCCTGCTCGCCTTCACGGACCGCCACGGCGACGACGACGCGGCGACGGTGGGGTAG